A genomic region of Leptolyngbya sp. NIES-2104 contains the following coding sequences:
- the ftsH4 gene encoding ATP-dependent zinc metalloprotease FtsH4, whose product MAIKEKPTPPRSRLVSNILLAVSGAFLLVNLFLPNLFGAQVPAVPYSLFIHQVQEGEVSQVSVGQNQIRYQLKTEDGTPGQVFSTTPIFDLELPKLLETKGVEFAATPPSRNGWFTSLLGWVIPPLIFVAIWQFFLARGANGPQGALSIGKSKAKVYVEGEAEKITFADVAGVEEAKTELVEIVDFLKTPARYTAIGAKIPKGVLLVGPPGTGKTLLAKAVAGEAGVPFFSISGSEFVELFVGVGSSRVRDLFDQAKKQAPCIVFIDELDAIGRSRSSNGMYGGNDEREQTLNQLLTEMDGFAATDATVIVLAATNRPEVLDQALLRPGRFDRQVLVDRPDLSGRDAILRIHAQKVKLGEDVNLKAIATRTPGFAGADLANLVNEAALLAARNQRLTVAQADFAEAIERVVAGLEKKSRVLNETEKKIVAYHEVGHALVGALTTGNGQVEKISIVPRGMAALGYTLQLPTEDRFLLNETELRGQIATLLGGRSAEEVIFGSITTGASNDLQRATDLAERMVTTYGMSKVLGPLAYQQGQQAMFLGDSSNPRRMVSEDTAKAIDIEVKEIVETAHEDALAILRLNQDLLETIANQLLETEVIEGDTLRNLLGEVQSPNQTPVSHEVAV is encoded by the coding sequence ATGGCAATTAAAGAAAAACCAACGCCGCCGCGATCGCGCTTAGTCTCAAATATTCTATTAGCAGTGTCAGGCGCGTTCCTGCTTGTGAATTTGTTTCTGCCAAATCTGTTTGGTGCTCAGGTTCCGGCTGTTCCTTACAGCTTGTTTATTCACCAAGTGCAAGAAGGAGAGGTGAGTCAAGTTTCAGTCGGTCAAAATCAGATTCGATATCAACTGAAAACCGAAGACGGCACTCCGGGGCAAGTGTTTTCGACGACTCCGATTTTTGACTTAGAGTTACCTAAACTTTTAGAAACAAAAGGAGTCGAGTTTGCAGCAACGCCACCATCGAGAAACGGTTGGTTCACTAGCCTGCTCGGATGGGTGATTCCGCCGCTGATTTTTGTGGCGATTTGGCAGTTCTTTTTAGCACGAGGCGCAAACGGTCCGCAAGGAGCATTGTCGATCGGGAAAAGTAAAGCGAAAGTCTATGTCGAAGGAGAGGCTGAAAAAATTACGTTTGCTGATGTTGCCGGAGTCGAAGAAGCAAAAACTGAGTTAGTCGAGATTGTCGATTTTCTCAAGACTCCAGCCCGTTATACCGCGATCGGCGCAAAGATTCCGAAAGGTGTATTGTTAGTAGGTCCGCCTGGAACCGGAAAGACATTGTTGGCGAAAGCGGTTGCGGGAGAAGCGGGAGTTCCATTCTTTAGTATTTCGGGATCTGAATTTGTCGAACTGTTTGTCGGGGTCGGTTCTTCACGAGTCCGCGATTTGTTTGATCAAGCGAAAAAGCAAGCTCCTTGTATTGTGTTTATCGATGAACTCGATGCGATCGGGAGATCTCGCAGCAGCAACGGTATGTATGGTGGTAATGATGAACGCGAACAAACGCTGAATCAATTGCTCACTGAAATGGATGGATTTGCGGCGACCGATGCCACCGTGATTGTATTAGCAGCAACCAACCGCCCCGAAGTGTTAGATCAAGCACTCTTGCGTCCGGGTCGATTCGATCGACAAGTGTTAGTTGATCGTCCTGATCTTTCCGGTCGGGATGCGATTTTGAGAATTCACGCTCAGAAAGTAAAGCTGGGTGAGGATGTCAATTTAAAGGCGATCGCAACTCGTACTCCAGGATTTGCCGGAGCCGATCTTGCGAATTTGGTGAATGAAGCTGCACTATTAGCGGCTCGAAATCAGCGCTTAACGGTCGCTCAAGCGGATTTTGCAGAAGCGATCGAGCGGGTCGTGGCTGGACTTGAGAAAAAGAGTCGGGTGCTCAATGAAACCGAGAAGAAGATCGTGGCATATCACGAAGTCGGTCATGCTCTCGTCGGAGCCTTAACAACGGGAAATGGTCAAGTTGAAAAAATCTCGATCGTGCCTCGCGGTATGGCGGCTTTAGGCTATACGTTGCAGCTTCCGACTGAGGATCGCTTTTTGCTCAATGAAACCGAACTGCGAGGTCAAATTGCAACTTTATTAGGCGGGCGATCGGCAGAAGAAGTCATTTTCGGCAGCATTACCACGGGTGCATCGAACGATTTACAGCGTGCCACTGATCTTGCTGAACGCATGGTAACAACTTACGGTATGAGTAAGGTATTAGGACCGTTAGCTTATCAGCAAGGACAACAAGCGATGTTCTTGGGCGATTCGTCCAATCCTCGGCGGATGGTGAGCGAGGATACCGCAAAAGCGATCGATATCGAAGTCAAGGAAATCGTAGAAACGGCACACGAAGATGCCCTAGCAATTCTGCGGTTGAATCAAGACTTGCTAGAAACGATCGCGAATCAACTGCTTGAAACTGAAGTGATTGAAGGCGACACATTGCGGAATCTGTTAGGCGAGGTTCAATCTCCAAATCAAACTCCAGTGTCTCACGAAGTCGCTGTGTAA
- a CDS encoding fatty acid desaturase, protein MTGQSFSSASTEQPLVLNWTNVIFFSTVHLLALLAPWFFSWSAFGVMLTLHWLFGSLGICLGYHRLLTHRSFQVPKALEYTFGFLGALAMQGGPIFWVAGHRLHHAFTEDVEKDPYSARRGFWWSHILWILYPRDQFFSTDTYYRYAPDLARDPFYLWLDRYFLLLQLPIGLLLYAIGGWSFVVYGVFVRIVLLWHTTWLINSATHLFGNRTFDTEDGSRNLWWIALLAFGEGWHNNHHAYPNVAKAGWKWWQIDVTWWAIQTLKTLGIARKVVMPPVQAESIK, encoded by the coding sequence GTGACTGGTCAATCCTTTAGTTCTGCTTCGACAGAACAACCGCTCGTACTAAACTGGACGAATGTGATCTTTTTTAGTACAGTTCATCTCCTCGCGCTCCTTGCACCTTGGTTCTTCTCCTGGTCAGCCTTCGGAGTCATGCTTACACTTCATTGGCTATTCGGCAGCTTGGGCATCTGTTTGGGTTATCACCGTTTATTGACTCATCGTAGTTTCCAAGTTCCGAAGGCACTAGAATATACCTTTGGCTTTCTGGGCGCACTTGCGATGCAGGGAGGTCCGATCTTCTGGGTCGCTGGACATCGACTCCATCACGCTTTTACTGAAGATGTCGAGAAAGATCCTTATTCTGCTCGACGCGGCTTCTGGTGGAGTCACATTCTTTGGATTCTTTATCCGCGTGATCAGTTCTTTTCGACTGATACCTATTATCGATATGCGCCTGACTTAGCTCGCGATCCGTTTTACCTCTGGCTCGATCGCTATTTTCTACTCCTTCAACTGCCGATCGGACTGCTGCTTTATGCGATTGGCGGTTGGTCGTTCGTGGTCTATGGTGTGTTTGTCCGAATTGTATTACTCTGGCATACAACTTGGCTCATCAACTCAGCTACTCATCTGTTTGGCAATCGAACCTTTGACACCGAAGATGGGTCGCGTAATCTCTGGTGGATAGCCCTGCTTGCATTTGGAGAAGGGTGGCACAACAATCATCATGCTTATCCGAATGTGGCAAAAGCAGGCTGGAAATGGTGGCAGATCGATGTGACCTGGTGGGCAATTCAAACACTCAAAACCCTAGGAATCGCTCGAAAAGTCGTCATGCCGCCTGTTCAAGCAGAAAGCATCAAGTAG
- a CDS encoding S8 family serine peptidase codes for MFNQIKTASIGLEPLDRLTSSFSALDPLRDSSETYRQISRSRFVPALERYSEATPDQSLSAISAQLDFYDDFNPTRGATFKDDYRLNSAAGGQFRIQMNSLEFDTYLQLIDFNTGTVLTDNDDTGSSSNSELTITIEAGKDYLIRATSFALYAIGSYEIEAQQISTTPTPPTSRAFNSTYGYGLVDAAAAVAQAISQSRFADIPNLGGRNWGNDMINAPEVWARNITGRGITVAVIDSGVDITHPDLANNIWVNRREVASDGIDNDQNGYVDDLYGWNFGQGQNNNNVMPGTSDPGQSHGTHVAGTIAALNNEFGVTGVAPNAQIMALRLGDVSNNRFTNGGNLAQAIRYAVDNGARVINLSLGWSDSAELASALSYAAARNVITVSAAGNLAESAPSNPASYATRWGLSVGAVDRNSAIASFSNRAGSDRSLRHVVAPGVEIYSTVPGNYDFSSGTSMAAPAVAGVVALMLSANPNLTHDQVQQIITGSTNRLSTVNQTFAMIDFNQAAIAETSLDYALST; via the coding sequence ATGTTTAATCAAATCAAGACTGCATCGATCGGGTTAGAACCACTAGATCGCCTCACTTCGAGTTTTTCAGCGCTTGATCCATTGAGAGATTCAAGCGAAACATACCGTCAAATTAGTCGATCGCGCTTTGTTCCCGCACTCGAAAGATACTCGGAAGCAACACCGGATCAATCACTCTCAGCGATCAGTGCTCAACTCGACTTCTACGACGATTTCAATCCAACCCGTGGAGCAACGTTTAAGGATGATTATCGTCTCAATAGTGCAGCGGGTGGACAGTTCCGCATTCAAATGAACTCATTAGAGTTCGATACTTACCTTCAGCTAATCGACTTCAATACAGGAACCGTTCTCACTGACAACGACGATACTGGAAGTTCCAGCAACTCAGAGCTAACAATCACGATCGAAGCTGGCAAAGATTATCTGATTCGAGCAACCAGTTTTGCGCTCTATGCGATCGGAAGCTATGAAATTGAAGCTCAACAGATTAGCACTACACCGACACCTCCGACAAGTAGAGCATTCAACAGCACATACGGCTATGGATTGGTTGACGCAGCCGCAGCCGTTGCTCAAGCAATCTCGCAATCGCGATTCGCAGATATCCCTAATTTGGGCGGTAGAAACTGGGGAAACGATATGATCAATGCACCAGAAGTTTGGGCGAGAAACATCACAGGTCGAGGAATTACAGTTGCTGTGATTGATTCTGGAGTCGATATTACACATCCAGATTTAGCCAATAACATTTGGGTGAACCGTCGCGAAGTTGCCAGCGATGGTATTGATAATGATCAAAATGGCTACGTAGATGATCTTTATGGCTGGAACTTCGGACAAGGACAAAACAACAACAATGTCATGCCTGGAACTTCTGATCCAGGTCAGAGTCACGGAACTCACGTCGCGGGCACGATCGCAGCTTTAAACAATGAGTTTGGAGTAACAGGAGTTGCGCCGAATGCTCAGATTATGGCATTAAGACTCGGAGATGTGTCTAACAATCGCTTCACGAATGGGGGAAATTTGGCTCAAGCGATTCGCTACGCGGTTGACAATGGAGCGCGAGTGATTAATCTGAGTTTGGGCTGGTCAGATTCGGCTGAATTGGCAAGTGCATTATCTTATGCGGCTGCTCGAAACGTGATTACAGTCAGTGCTGCGGGTAATTTAGCTGAGTCAGCGCCCAGCAACCCTGCAAGTTATGCCACGCGCTGGGGCTTGTCTGTTGGAGCCGTCGATCGTAATAGCGCGATCGCATCTTTCTCTAATCGAGCCGGATCAGATCGTTCGCTTCGGCATGTCGTTGCACCAGGAGTAGAAATTTACTCAACGGTTCCAGGCAACTATGATTTCTCTAGCGGTACATCGATGGCGGCTCCTGCGGTGGCGGGTGTTGTAGCCTTGATGCTAAGCGCGAATCCAAATCTCACGCATGATCAGGTGCAACAGATCATTACAGGATCAACGAATCGGTTGTCTACTGTGAATCAAACTTTTGCGATGATTGACTTCAACCAAGCCGCGATCGCAGAAACAAGCCTAGATTACGCACTTTCTACTTGA
- a CDS encoding NAD(P)H-binding protein, with translation MIIPPSDSASYAVFYNLLQRIAMIFVTGASGNVGAAVVERLRDRQIPFRVGLRNLERAQQTGGEAVRFDFLDARTYRTAVQGCDAVFLLRPPAIADTRKTLNPFLEVARQEGVRQVVFVSVAGAADNRIVPHYGVEQHLMQNPGGWTILRPGFFAQNLGGAYRTDIVENDRLFVPAGQGLVAFIDGRDIAEVAVKALLEPDAHTGQSYTLTGSEAMSFDQVAALLSEELDRTIVYKPASIPGYGFHLLRRRMPIAQIAIQTILHVGLRYGQAEAVDDTLPKLLGHPPHSMRDYLHDFRSLWLRSSH, from the coding sequence ATGATTATTCCGCCTTCAGACTCAGCCAGTTATGCAGTTTTCTACAATCTTTTACAGCGAATTGCCATGATTTTTGTAACGGGAGCATCGGGAAATGTAGGAGCGGCAGTGGTTGAAAGACTGCGCGATCGTCAGATTCCCTTTCGAGTCGGGCTGCGAAATTTGGAGCGGGCACAGCAAACGGGCGGGGAAGCCGTTCGGTTTGATTTTCTCGATGCTCGTACCTATCGTACTGCGGTACAGGGATGCGATGCCGTGTTTCTGCTGCGTCCGCCTGCTATTGCCGACACCCGCAAAACGCTCAACCCATTTCTCGAAGTGGCGCGGCAGGAAGGTGTCCGTCAGGTTGTCTTTGTCTCGGTTGCAGGAGCAGCCGACAATCGGATCGTGCCTCACTATGGAGTAGAACAACACCTGATGCAGAATCCTGGCGGCTGGACGATTCTCAGACCGGGCTTTTTCGCTCAGAATCTAGGAGGTGCCTACCGTACGGATATTGTGGAAAACGATCGCTTATTTGTGCCTGCGGGTCAGGGTTTAGTCGCTTTCATTGACGGACGCGACATTGCAGAAGTCGCGGTCAAGGCGCTGCTGGAACCGGATGCACACACAGGACAAAGTTACACGCTGACTGGATCAGAAGCAATGTCGTTTGATCAAGTTGCTGCGCTTCTCTCTGAAGAACTCGATCGCACGATCGTCTACAAACCCGCTAGTATTCCAGGCTATGGCTTTCATTTACTGCGCCGCCGAATGCCGATCGCTCAGATTGCCATTCAGACGATTCTTCACGTCGGATTACGATATGGACAAGCAGAAGCGGTAGACGATACGCTACCCAAACTGCTAGGACATCCGCCTCACTCGATGCGCGATTATCTCCACGACTTTCGATCGCTCTGGTTACGATCGAGTCATTGA
- a CDS encoding Uma2 family endonuclease codes for METSIVQSSTSPVTPEWEMPTPPTDLPFDDGVPLESARHRIAMNLLIRSVQFALRDRTDFFAGGNMFVYYSRNQAMNRDFRGPDFFVALDVDGSRERKSWILWEEDGRYPDVIVELLSASTERVDREDKKRLYERIFKTPDYFIFDPFNPDSLRGWRLQLGQGYQPLQPNAQGWLWCESLQLWLGTWDGVIDREPATGTCQWLRFYDSDGQLVPLPEEAERARAETERARAETERARAEAERTRAEAERARAEQAEQENARLLEQLRARGIDVDELQI; via the coding sequence ATGGAAACGTCGATCGTACAATCTTCGACCAGTCCGGTTACTCCTGAGTGGGAGATGCCGACCCCGCCGACTGATCTCCCTTTTGACGATGGAGTCCCCTTGGAAAGCGCCCGCCATCGCATCGCGATGAATCTCCTAATTCGTTCAGTCCAGTTCGCCCTTAGAGACCGCACTGACTTCTTTGCAGGCGGCAATATGTTTGTCTATTACAGTCGCAATCAAGCGATGAATCGGGACTTTCGTGGACCGGATTTCTTCGTCGCGCTCGATGTCGATGGCAGCCGAGAGCGAAAATCGTGGATTCTATGGGAAGAAGACGGGCGGTATCCTGATGTGATCGTTGAGCTTTTATCTGCTAGCACAGAACGAGTAGACCGTGAGGATAAGAAGCGCCTTTATGAACGGATTTTTAAGACTCCCGATTATTTTATCTTTGATCCGTTTAACCCCGATTCATTGCGAGGCTGGCGGCTCCAACTGGGTCAAGGCTATCAACCGCTGCAACCGAATGCACAAGGCTGGCTCTGGTGTGAAAGTTTACAGCTCTGGTTAGGAACCTGGGACGGCGTAATCGATCGAGAACCTGCTACCGGAACTTGCCAATGGTTGCGATTTTATGATTCGGATGGGCAGCTTGTGCCACTACCCGAAGAGGCAGAACGAGCTAGAGCGGAGACAGAACGAGCTAGAGCGGAGACAGAACGAGCTAGAGCGGAGGCAGAACGAACCAGAGCGGAGGCAGAACGAGCCAGAGCGGAGCAGGCGGAGCAAGAAAATGCACGTCTGCTGGAACAACTCCGCGCACGAGGAATTGATGTGGATGAGTTGCAGATCTAA
- a CDS encoding HAD-IC family P-type ATPase: MNYQIVHSIAGRLRLRIPRLCGDIDFANRLNRQIESLAGVTDVRINSAACSIVITYEARNCEIMQQQVLTCLWKSDVADLAATIDPPESFEEAEPEVNHWQDLGLPAVSLAVALLAVPLELPAIVVGSAIAGAAMPWFVRATESLVTQRQPNVDLLDSLWMTLQTLQGQYAAPALKTCLVEVRRALRGTTAEQRERAARAILEEFDRPRWIELNGERKWMAVGTIQPGDRVVVHSGESIPVDGWVLEGTALINEQNLTGENIPVVCSVGQAVYATTQVLEGKLCIVAEQVGCKTRIGIVAQLTLSAPVHDTEIGVLQAEFLRSAIFPTILFGGAMFALTGNFGAAVSPFQLDFGSGIPISVHTTLLSALTYSASHGIYIRSARTLELLSRLDAIVFDQTGLLDPVGRLRAESQTTIAELQRQGIEIYWVTQEHHSINIPQPHICEKTSPEMLVSGLRHQGKTVAFVGSHELAAIQADVSISFAAQPDGSDVVLMHEDLRGLIEAIAIAQRAIQVVYENTAMIVLPNLLIQIGGGMILGVNPVVNVITNNSSAFVAEFVHGARPLFDRQTPTPIASRRQKSRKTIQQGTTPALQTAAEFLRQGELARRLGVPFQTLTPQRSKPEFKQWAQKKDPEGKAWQYDATLKGFYAIES; the protein is encoded by the coding sequence ATGAATTATCAAATCGTCCACAGTATTGCCGGACGGTTACGCCTCCGTATTCCTCGATTGTGCGGCGATATCGATTTTGCCAATCGCTTAAATCGGCAAATCGAATCGCTTGCAGGCGTAACCGATGTTCGCATCAATTCAGCCGCTTGCTCGATCGTGATTACCTATGAAGCAAGAAACTGCGAAATCATGCAGCAACAGGTGCTCACTTGTCTATGGAAATCTGATGTTGCGGATCTAGCAGCGACGATCGATCCGCCTGAATCTTTTGAAGAGGCTGAACCTGAAGTCAATCATTGGCAGGATTTGGGCTTGCCTGCGGTGAGTTTAGCAGTGGCATTGTTAGCGGTTCCTTTAGAGTTACCTGCGATCGTTGTTGGAAGCGCGATCGCAGGAGCTGCAATGCCGTGGTTTGTTCGAGCGACTGAGAGCTTGGTCACACAGCGTCAGCCCAATGTTGATCTGCTAGATTCGCTCTGGATGACCTTGCAAACTTTACAGGGACAGTATGCGGCTCCCGCTTTGAAAACTTGTTTAGTCGAAGTGCGACGGGCGTTGCGCGGAACTACGGCAGAGCAACGGGAACGCGCCGCACGAGCAATTTTAGAAGAGTTCGATCGACCGAGATGGATTGAACTCAATGGAGAACGGAAATGGATGGCAGTGGGAACGATTCAACCGGGCGATCGTGTAGTCGTTCATTCAGGCGAATCGATTCCGGTGGATGGCTGGGTGTTAGAAGGCACAGCATTGATCAATGAGCAGAATTTAACTGGAGAGAATATTCCAGTGGTTTGTTCTGTCGGACAAGCCGTTTATGCGACCACACAAGTGTTAGAAGGCAAGCTTTGTATTGTTGCAGAACAAGTGGGGTGCAAGACTCGCATTGGTATTGTTGCTCAGCTTACTTTATCTGCTCCAGTGCATGACACAGAGATTGGGGTGCTGCAAGCTGAATTTTTGAGAAGTGCAATCTTCCCGACGATTTTGTTTGGTGGAGCAATGTTTGCGCTAACCGGGAACTTTGGAGCAGCCGTTTCGCCGTTTCAACTCGACTTTGGAAGTGGAATTCCCATCTCTGTTCATACGACGTTACTCAGCGCGTTAACTTACTCAGCAAGTCACGGTATCTATATTCGGAGTGCACGGACTTTAGAGCTACTTTCTCGATTAGATGCGATCGTTTTTGATCAAACTGGCTTGCTCGATCCAGTTGGAAGATTACGCGCTGAAAGTCAGACGACGATCGCAGAACTACAGCGTCAAGGGATTGAAATTTACTGGGTTACGCAAGAACACCATTCGATTAACATTCCTCAGCCGCATATCTGTGAGAAAACTTCACCGGAAATGCTTGTGTCTGGACTGCGGCATCAGGGTAAGACGGTTGCCTTTGTTGGAAGTCATGAACTTGCTGCGATTCAAGCGGATGTTTCGATTTCGTTTGCTGCTCAGCCTGATGGTTCGGATGTTGTCTTAATGCACGAAGATTTGCGCGGTTTGATCGAGGCGATCGCGATCGCGCAACGAGCAATTCAAGTGGTTTACGAAAATACAGCAATGATTGTATTGCCAAACTTGTTGATTCAGATTGGAGGAGGCATGATTTTGGGTGTGAATCCAGTAGTGAATGTGATTACGAACAATAGTTCTGCTTTTGTAGCTGAGTTTGTTCATGGAGCGCGTCCGTTGTTTGATCGACAAACTCCCACCCCGATCGCATCTCGTCGCCAAAAATCACGCAAAACGATTCAGCAAGGAACCACTCCAGCGCTACAAACTGCGGCGGAATTTTTGCGACAAGGCGAACTTGCAAGACGCTTAGGCGTTCCGTTTCAGACGTTGACTCCTCAGCGATCGAAGCCAGAATTCAAGCAATGGGCACAGAAAAAAGATCCTGAAGGAAAAGCTTGGCAGTATGATGCGACGTTGAAGGGCTTTTATGCGATCGAAAGTTAG
- a CDS encoding HMA2 domain-containing protein — protein sequence MLEYLLKQIGYQIVHSIAGRTRIRVSWLETDVESASKYQRLLEALSYVNAVRLNPLAHSIVIEYNSKQISIAEAEELFIGLMQQVKLTPPIQTTTIETPPEAEPDEPEPVSETSQSAPVQSSVIPEIPSPWDESVSIDETPSTLAPESSLPEPHSTASLAERLKVTSQAITRRRTKADFQIWTQAQDPERIAWYYDAVSRSFHPVTARPDSHKIVESIDETLNEKSKLAKPDLT from the coding sequence ATGCTGGAATATCTCTTGAAACAGATTGGCTACCAGATTGTTCACTCGATCGCTGGGCGAACTCGGATTCGGGTTTCCTGGCTCGAAACGGATGTGGAATCTGCCAGCAAATACCAACGACTATTAGAAGCATTGAGTTATGTCAATGCGGTTCGGCTGAATCCACTCGCACACTCGATCGTGATTGAGTACAACTCGAAACAGATTAGTATTGCAGAAGCAGAAGAACTCTTCATTGGTTTAATGCAGCAAGTTAAACTGACTCCTCCGATTCAGACAACTACGATCGAGACTCCACCCGAAGCGGAACCTGATGAACCTGAGCCAGTTTCTGAAACTTCTCAGTCTGCCCCAGTCCAATCATCTGTCATTCCTGAAATCCCTTCTCCTTGGGATGAATCTGTCTCGATCGACGAAACTCCAAGCACTCTAGCGCCGGAAAGTTCGCTTCCCGAACCTCATTCCACCGCATCACTCGCGGAACGATTAAAAGTGACTTCGCAAGCGATTACACGCCGTAGAACAAAAGCAGATTTTCAGATTTGGACGCAAGCTCAAGATCCAGAAAGAATCGCTTGGTACTATGACGCAGTTTCTCGATCGTTTCATCCTGTTACTGCTAGACCAGACTCACATAAAATAGTAGAAAGCATAGACGAGACTCTAAATGAAAAGAGCAAGCTAGCAAAACCAGATTTAACTTAA